From the genome of Pseudomonas sp. Teo4, one region includes:
- a CDS encoding cupin domain-containing protein, translating into MKPVHLSVALFITAGLLAGQLSAWAHGDVADQVQVLQEKQPSNAPGKKAVMLTVNYAPGEASPAHQHPGAVMAYVLEGAVVSKLNDEQEKTYKAGEYWYEAPGTVHRVSRNASRTQPARLLVWSLVDEGRPVTEPYPAAGSAR; encoded by the coding sequence ATGAAACCTGTCCATCTTTCCGTTGCCTTGTTCATCACCGCTGGTCTGCTCGCAGGCCAACTCTCTGCCTGGGCTCACGGCGACGTCGCCGATCAGGTCCAGGTCCTGCAGGAAAAACAACCCTCGAATGCCCCCGGCAAGAAAGCCGTCATGCTCACCGTCAACTACGCCCCCGGGGAGGCGTCGCCCGCACATCAGCATCCGGGCGCGGTCATGGCCTACGTGCTGGAAGGGGCGGTGGTGTCGAAGCTTAACGATGAGCAAGAAAAGACCTATAAGGCCGGCGAGTACTGGTACGAGGCGCCAGGAACCGTGCACCGTGTTTCACGCAACGCCAGCCGGACGCAGCCTGCCAGGTTGCTGGTGTGGAGCCTGGTGGACGAGGGCCGGCCAGTGACCGAGCCTTATCCTGCTGCGGGTTCGGCGCGTTGA